One part of the Haemophilus parainfluenzae genome encodes these proteins:
- the yciA gene encoding acyl-CoA thioester hydrolase YciA, which yields MVSNLIDKDGRQSKGVLLLRTLAMPSDTNANGDIFGGWIMSQMDMGGAILAKEIAHGRVVTVAVESMNFIKPIAVGDVVCCYGQCLSVGRSSIKIKVEVWVKKVASEPIGERYCVTDAVFTFVAVGKDGKSRSIPREGNLELERALASIEELNC from the coding sequence ATGGTTTCAAATCTTATCGATAAAGACGGTCGTCAATCTAAAGGCGTATTATTACTACGCACCTTGGCTATGCCTTCAGATACCAACGCCAACGGCGATATTTTCGGTGGCTGGATTATGTCACAAATGGATATGGGCGGAGCAATTCTAGCAAAAGAAATTGCTCATGGTCGCGTTGTCACCGTTGCCGTAGAAAGTATGAATTTCATTAAGCCTATCGCCGTCGGTGACGTGGTGTGTTGTTACGGCCAATGTCTCAGTGTGGGTCGTTCTTCTATTAAAATCAAGGTAGAAGTATGGGTGAAAAAAGTTGCCAGTGAACCAATTGGGGAACGTTACTGCGTGACAGATGCTGTATTTACCTTTGTCGCCGTAGGAAAAGACGGCAAATCCCGCTCTATTCCACGTGAAGGTAATCTTGAACTAGAACGAGCATTAGCCTCTATCGAAGAATTAAATTGTTAA
- the purN gene encoding phosphoribosylglycinamide formyltransferase: MKKIAVLISGQGSNLQAIIKACQTGFIPGKIVTVISNKIDSFGLERAESAGIPSRVFLRQDFASNLDMDKAIGDYLDDLNVDLIVLAGYMKILTKPFTQRFAGKILNIHPSLLPKYPGLHTYQRALENGESEHGTTVHFVNEEIDGGAIVLQAKVPIFPGDTVEEIELRTREQEYHIYPLVIKWFIEERLKLENGIAYLDDSPLPISGYAAE; this comes from the coding sequence ATGAAAAAAATTGCCGTCCTGATTTCAGGACAAGGATCAAATCTTCAAGCGATAATTAAGGCTTGTCAAACTGGTTTTATTCCTGGAAAGATTGTGACTGTCATCAGTAATAAAATCGATTCATTTGGCTTAGAACGTGCTGAAAGTGCGGGCATTCCTAGCCGAGTTTTTTTGCGCCAAGATTTTGCCTCTAATCTCGATATGGATAAGGCTATAGGTGATTATTTAGATGATCTCAATGTTGATCTCATTGTGTTAGCCGGCTACATGAAAATCTTAACCAAACCATTCACACAACGTTTTGCTGGGAAAATTTTAAATATTCACCCTTCCCTTCTTCCAAAATATCCTGGGTTACATACTTATCAAAGAGCACTTGAGAATGGCGAGAGCGAACATGGTACAACCGTGCATTTTGTCAATGAAGAGATCGATGGCGGTGCCATTGTGTTACAAGCTAAAGTACCGATTTTCCCTGGTGATACCGTCGAGGAGATTGAACTTCGTACACGTGAACAGGAATATCATATTTATCCTTTAGTGATTAAATGGTTTATTGAGGAGCGATTAAAACTCGAAAACGGTATAGCATATTTAGACGACTCCCCTTTACCCATATCTGGCTATGCCGCTGAATAA
- a CDS encoding transglycosylase SLT domain-containing protein encodes MRALKHTTISLLILTALSGSALANQHAHKSKNETAPQINLAEEQAKWAQQQHAHELKLIEQRATFLQLESLLKSAVKNNHVSNNAKLFLGLIDSLKGYPLQTDAIAAYLDARVKTVNRDTPREEVNALRTDIEQFIQQHSSHFLRGKLEQRIFTLFTNAEDTQSLAKLKPNNLETQIAVLTAKYQIEAANTSQTTENQSNDKNKSAILSEYEQLWLNNAELPNDAQLWAAWYSQGGRAEEKIYQKAEMLFSKNDAKGLEILAKELEKIENAKEDEQVAAHLALYQDLLKNPANLKILAEKLPLINDNTNKITNKFAVVLGFARYLRTIPENMNEPTFTPYEQWAKTWQLNESELRGWKIAFISRFFDNESPNFVQWRDQEILKLNADNLIERRLRTAIWQQTDLLGWLNALSDEAKQKQEWRYWMAKIAAQASDKDAKQRLEALSKERGFYPMLAAVKLGHSYKLEMPKISQESNIQEEYSAELAEIAELRQLDRLGAAKQRWRSLLEKLPQEKQLALSQYANEQNWFELGVDGSIIAKAWDYIDLRLPNAYSQYFDIALSNGNLSATEPQAIVDNRVTKTFAMAIARQESAWNPMAQSSANARGLMQLLPSTAQKTAENQQLPYNGELDLFKPLNNILLGTAHLNELNAKYPNNRILIASAYNAGASRVEKWLARANGKLAMDEFIASIPFFETRGYVQNVLTYDFYYQNLQDKEKLQTFSKEEYDRLY; translated from the coding sequence ATGCGAGCACTTAAACACACGACAATTTCGTTATTGATTTTAACCGCACTTTCAGGCTCAGCTTTGGCTAATCAGCATGCCCATAAAAGCAAAAATGAAACAGCGCCACAAATTAACCTTGCAGAAGAACAAGCCAAATGGGCACAGCAACAGCACGCTCATGAATTAAAGCTGATTGAACAACGCGCGACTTTTCTGCAATTAGAGTCGCTCCTAAAAAGTGCGGTCAAAAATAATCATGTTTCTAATAATGCCAAATTATTTCTTGGGCTTATTGATTCTTTAAAAGGTTATCCATTGCAAACTGATGCTATAGCGGCTTATTTAGATGCACGTGTAAAAACCGTTAATCGCGATACACCTCGTGAAGAAGTGAATGCATTGCGAACAGACATTGAACAATTTATTCAGCAACATTCCTCTCATTTCCTACGTGGAAAATTAGAACAACGTATTTTTACGTTATTCACCAATGCTGAAGATACTCAATCTCTCGCCAAACTCAAGCCAAATAATTTAGAAACACAAATTGCCGTGCTTACAGCTAAATATCAAATAGAGGCAGCCAATACCAGTCAGACGACAGAAAACCAATCAAACGACAAGAATAAATCGGCTATTTTGTCTGAATATGAACAACTTTGGCTCAATAATGCAGAGCTTCCTAATGATGCTCAACTCTGGGCGGCTTGGTATTCACAAGGTGGACGCGCTGAAGAGAAGATCTATCAAAAAGCGGAAATGCTCTTCAGTAAAAATGATGCGAAAGGATTAGAAATACTCGCTAAAGAGTTAGAAAAAATTGAGAATGCTAAAGAAGATGAGCAAGTAGCCGCTCATTTAGCGCTCTATCAGGATCTCTTAAAAAATCCAGCCAATTTGAAAATACTTGCCGAGAAATTACCATTAATTAATGATAATACGAATAAAATCACCAATAAATTTGCTGTAGTGCTCGGTTTTGCTCGTTATTTGCGAACCATTCCGGAAAATATGAATGAGCCAACTTTCACTCCTTACGAGCAATGGGCTAAGACTTGGCAATTAAATGAAAGTGAATTACGTGGTTGGAAAATCGCCTTTATTAGCCGTTTCTTTGATAACGAAAGCCCTAACTTTGTGCAATGGCGCGATCAAGAAATCCTAAAACTCAATGCAGATAACCTCATTGAACGTCGTTTGCGTACGGCTATTTGGCAACAAACGGATTTATTAGGTTGGTTGAATGCCCTTTCAGATGAAGCGAAGCAAAAACAAGAATGGCGTTATTGGATGGCTAAAATAGCTGCTCAAGCATCCGATAAAGATGCGAAACAACGATTAGAAGCTTTATCGAAAGAACGTGGGTTTTATCCAATGTTAGCAGCGGTCAAATTAGGCCATTCCTACAAACTGGAAATGCCTAAAATTTCTCAAGAGTCCAATATCCAAGAGGAGTATTCAGCTGAATTAGCTGAGATTGCAGAACTGCGTCAATTAGATCGATTAGGCGCAGCCAAACAACGTTGGCGTTCTCTATTAGAAAAATTACCGCAAGAGAAACAACTTGCGTTAAGCCAATATGCAAATGAACAAAATTGGTTTGAATTGGGCGTAGATGGCTCAATTATTGCAAAAGCTTGGGATTATATCGACTTACGCTTACCAAATGCTTACAGTCAATATTTTGATATTGCCCTCAGTAATGGGAATCTCAGCGCAACGGAACCTCAAGCGATTGTGGATAATCGTGTAACCAAAACTTTTGCCATGGCCATTGCTCGCCAAGAAAGTGCTTGGAATCCAATGGCACAATCTTCTGCAAATGCTCGAGGATTAATGCAGCTATTACCGAGTACTGCACAAAAAACAGCAGAAAATCAGCAACTTCCTTATAACGGTGAGTTAGATTTATTTAAACCGCTTAATAATATTTTACTCGGCACGGCTCACTTAAATGAGTTAAATGCTAAATACCCTAATAACCGAATTTTGATCGCCTCCGCCTATAATGCGGGAGCAAGCCGTGTAGAAAAATGGCTTGCAAGAGCCAATGGCAAATTGGCTATGGATGAATTTATTGCCTCTATTCCATTCTTTGAAACGCGAGGTTATGTTCAAAACGTATTAACTTACGATTTTTACTATCAAAACCTACAAGACAAAGAAAAATTACAAACCTTTAGCAAAGAGGAATACGATCGGCTATACTAG
- a CDS encoding septation protein A: protein MKQLLEFIPLVLFFITYKMFGVREAAIVLVIATIIQMVVLKLKYGMIEKQQKIMAIAVVFFGLLTAYFNEIKYLQWKVTIINALFAIVLLVAQFQFNTPLVKKLLGKEIQLPNNVWNKLNVGWAGFFILCMLVNIYISQNMSEDAWVDFKSFGLLGMTFVATIVSGAYIYRYLPKDDQKNDEEK, encoded by the coding sequence ATGAAGCAACTTCTTGAATTTATTCCTCTTGTTCTCTTTTTCATCACCTACAAAATGTTTGGGGTGCGTGAGGCGGCGATTGTCTTAGTGATCGCGACCATCATTCAGATGGTTGTACTAAAACTGAAATATGGCATGATTGAGAAACAACAAAAAATCATGGCAATTGCTGTCGTCTTTTTTGGTTTGCTCACTGCCTATTTCAATGAAATCAAATACCTACAATGGAAAGTCACGATTATTAATGCCTTATTTGCCATTGTTTTATTGGTTGCACAATTCCAATTCAATACGCCACTGGTGAAAAAGTTATTAGGCAAGGAAATCCAATTACCGAATAATGTGTGGAACAAATTAAATGTAGGCTGGGCAGGATTTTTTATTCTGTGTATGCTGGTAAATATTTATATCAGCCAAAATATGTCTGAAGATGCTTGGGTTGATTTCAAATCTTTTGGTTTACTTGGTATGACCTTTGTTGCAACAATTGTCAGCGGTGCTTATATTTACCGTTACTTACCTAAAGATGATCAAAAAAATGATGAGGAAAAATAA
- a CDS encoding YciI family protein translates to MYYVIFAQDIPGTLEKRLTVREQHLARLKQLQAEGRLLTAGPNPAIDDENPGEAGFIGSTVIAQFESLSAAKDWAAQDPYVEAGVYGDVIVKPFKKVF, encoded by the coding sequence ATGTATTACGTAATTTTTGCCCAAGATATTCCTGGTACTTTAGAAAAACGCCTTACTGTACGTGAGCAACATCTTGCTCGTTTAAAACAATTACAAGCAGAAGGTCGCTTATTAACAGCAGGTCCTAATCCTGCCATTGACGATGAAAATCCAGGCGAAGCTGGCTTTATCGGCTCGACTGTGATTGCTCAATTCGAAAGTCTGTCTGCAGCAAAAGACTGGGCTGCACAAGATCCTTATGTTGAAGCTGGCGTTTACGGTGATGTGATTGTGAAGCCTTTCAAAAAAGTTTTCTAA
- the trpR gene encoding trp operon repressor yields the protein MYISRNLEQWNAFLATLQTAFKQGKAQDFLTLLLTPDERDAVGLRLQIVAQLLDKNLSQREIQQNLNTSAATITRGSNMLKTMDPDFINWVKSQLDEQAAKN from the coding sequence ATGTATATTAGTCGCAATTTAGAACAATGGAATGCTTTCCTCGCGACCTTGCAAACTGCATTTAAGCAAGGCAAAGCACAAGATTTCTTAACGCTTCTGCTCACGCCTGATGAACGTGATGCGGTGGGGTTACGTTTACAAATCGTAGCACAGTTATTGGATAAAAATCTCTCACAACGAGAGATTCAACAAAATCTCAATACCAGTGCAGCAACCATTACGCGTGGTTCTAATATGCTCAAAACAATGGATCCGGATTTTATAAACTGGGTGAAAAGCCAACTCGATGAGCAAGCTGCAAAAAACTAA
- a CDS encoding OmpW family outer membrane protein gives MKKTALALGLSAALLAGFANAHQQGDVIVRAGGVLVDTHTSTNSDVFKFKVNNNTQLGLTGTYMFTDNIGVELLAATPFSHEIKLGSALVGKTKHLPPSLYAQYYFLDKDASVRPYIGGGLNYTTFFSEKAKLAGVSNLRLKDSVGPIANVGIDVKLTDNLYFNAAMWYAQIKTKARFNLAGENHTVKVKLDPTVYFVGLGYRF, from the coding sequence ATGAAAAAAACGGCATTAGCATTGGGATTAAGCGCAGCATTATTAGCAGGCTTTGCAAATGCACATCAACAAGGTGATGTTATTGTAAGAGCGGGTGGTGTTCTTGTGGATACTCACACGAGCACAAATAGCGATGTCTTCAAATTTAAAGTGAACAATAATACTCAATTGGGGTTAACGGGTACTTATATGTTCACTGATAACATCGGGGTAGAATTACTTGCGGCGACACCTTTTAGTCATGAGATTAAGTTAGGGTCTGCTTTAGTGGGTAAAACTAAACATTTACCGCCAAGTTTATATGCTCAATACTATTTCTTGGATAAAGATGCTAGTGTACGTCCTTATATAGGTGGAGGTCTTAACTACACCACGTTTTTCAGTGAAAAAGCTAAGTTAGCTGGTGTATCTAATCTTAGATTAAAAGATTCAGTTGGCCCGATTGCGAATGTGGGTATAGATGTTAAACTGACAGATAACCTTTATTTCAATGCGGCAATGTGGTATGCGCAAATTAAAACCAAAGCGCGTTTTAATTTAGCTGGTGAAAATCATACGGTGAAGGTGAAACTTGACCCTACAGTATATTTCGTCGGTTTAGGTTATCGTTTCTAA
- a CDS encoding beta-methylgalactoside transporter, producing the protein MQINFTQIFQDSLNFMRNQRKTVLIFVGIFVVSQLINALVSVPMPSLGDNPNPSQQDIIDALSKVEPTALIGSFVFQQLLMSFIATFGIATIHHISQQNQNPINQGLMLTLRRFLGVVVLDIFMSLPLLFGIVDVMSSFLSKNALSPLAFFSMVFGLFFFVRLCLSPVHYIASNQSIGQSALQVWRAGVKRNGILIIYALITYLLLPLLVNSVGAILGTSFLSVIFGILVALFQLFILVFTYRFYSLFMKA; encoded by the coding sequence ATGCAAATTAACTTTACTCAGATTTTTCAAGATAGCCTCAATTTTATGCGTAATCAGCGAAAAACCGTGCTGATTTTCGTTGGGATTTTTGTTGTCTCACAATTGATTAATGCATTAGTCAGTGTACCAATGCCGAGTTTGGGTGATAATCCTAATCCATCACAACAAGACATTATTGATGCATTAAGCAAAGTGGAGCCAACTGCTCTGATTGGATCTTTTGTATTCCAACAATTATTGATGTCTTTTATTGCGACCTTCGGTATTGCAACCATTCATCATATTAGCCAGCAAAACCAAAATCCGATTAATCAAGGTCTCATGCTGACATTACGTCGTTTTTTAGGTGTGGTGGTTTTAGATATTTTTATGAGCTTGCCGCTTTTATTTGGTATCGTTGATGTTATGAGTTCATTTTTAAGCAAAAATGCACTCTCCCCTCTAGCCTTTTTTTCAATGGTATTTGGCTTGTTTTTCTTTGTTCGTTTATGCTTATCGCCCGTGCATTATATTGCTTCCAATCAATCTATCGGGCAAAGTGCTTTACAAGTGTGGCGTGCGGGTGTTAAACGTAATGGCATATTGATTATTTATGCTTTGATCACTTATTTACTTCTACCTTTATTAGTGAATAGCGTTGGTGCAATCCTAGGTACATCATTTCTAAGTGTGATTTTTGGCATTTTGGTAGCATTATTTCAACTATTTATTTTAGTATTTACTTACCGTTTTTACAGTTTATTTATGAAGGCATAA
- the mtgA gene encoding monofunctional biosynthetic peptidoglycan transglycosylase, which yields MSKLQKTKRILTALLHLFRPSWWKKNWQRVAWRFSLAILAFFICFRFIPVPFSAYMAQQKIGHLLQLDFSYSIKYDWVSLDEISPNMQLAVIAAEDQKFPNHWGFDFEAIQKAFKFNEKSRRIRGASTISQQTAKNLVLWHGQSWFRKGLEVPITALMEIFWSKERILEVYLNIAEFGHGIFGVEAASRYYFKKSAKNLTQSEAALLAAVLPNPIIYKVNKPSALVRKKQSWIMGQMNGLGLNYLKEM from the coding sequence ATGAGCAAGCTGCAAAAAACTAAGCGAATTCTGACCGCACTTTTACATCTTTTTCGCCCCTCTTGGTGGAAAAAAAATTGGCAACGGGTTGCGTGGCGTTTTTCTCTCGCAATCCTGGCATTTTTCATTTGCTTCCGCTTTATCCCTGTTCCCTTCTCTGCCTATATGGCACAGCAAAAAATCGGGCACTTATTACAGTTAGATTTCAGCTATTCAATCAAATACGATTGGGTGAGCCTTGATGAAATCTCACCGAATATGCAACTTGCGGTAATTGCCGCTGAAGATCAAAAATTTCCCAACCACTGGGGCTTTGATTTTGAAGCAATTCAAAAGGCCTTTAAATTTAATGAAAAATCTCGCCGAATCCGAGGCGCTTCAACGATTTCTCAACAAACAGCAAAAAACCTCGTTCTCTGGCATGGACAAAGTTGGTTTCGCAAAGGATTAGAAGTTCCCATAACGGCATTAATGGAAATCTTTTGGTCCAAAGAACGCATTTTAGAAGTGTATTTGAACATCGCAGAATTTGGTCATGGCATCTTTGGTGTAGAAGCAGCTAGTCGCTATTACTTCAAAAAATCAGCGAAAAACTTAACTCAATCAGAAGCGGCATTACTCGCTGCAGTTTTACCGAATCCGATTATCTATAAAGTGAATAAGCCTAGTGCATTAGTTCGTAAAAAACAAAGTTGGATTATGGGACAAATGAATGGATTAGGCTTAAATTATCTGAAAGAAATGTAG